One Streptomyces sp. RPA4-2 genomic window carries:
- the dnaE gene encoding DNA polymerase III subunit alpha: protein MSKPPFTHLHVHTQYSLLDGAARLKDMFDACNEMGMTHIAMSDHGNLHGAYDFFHTAKKAGVTPIIGIEAYVAPESRRNKRKIQWGQPHQKRDDVSGSGGYTHKTIWAANRTGLHNLFKLSSDAYAEGWLQKWPRMDKETISQWSEGLIASTGCPSGELQTRLRLGQFDEALKAAAEYQDIFGKERYFLELMDHGIEIERRVRDGLLEIGKKLGIPPLVTNDSHYTYAHEATAHDALLCIQTGKNLSDPDRFRFDGTGYYLKSTDEMYAVDSSDAWQEGCANTLLVAEQIDTTGMFVEKNLMPKFDIPDGFTEVTWFQEEVRLGMERRFPGGVPEDRQKQAEYEMDVIIQMGFPGYFLVVADFIMWAKKQGIAVGPGRGSAAGSIVAYAMGITDLDPIPHGLIFERFLNPERVSMPDVDIDFDERRRVEVIRYVTEKYGSDKVAMIGTYGKIKAKNAIKDSARVLGYPYAMGDRLTKAMPADVLGKGIDLNGITDPSHPRYSEAGEIRAMYENEPDVKKVIDTAKGVEGLVRQMGVHAAGVIMSSEPIVDHAPVWVRHTDGVTITQWDYPQCESLGLLKMDFLGLRNLTIMDDAVKMVKSNKGIDLDLLALPLDDPTTFELLQRGDTLGVFQFDGGPMRSLLRLMKPDNFEDISAVSALYRPGPMGMDSHTNYALRKNNLQEITPIHKELEEPLEEVLAVTYGLIVYQEQVQKAAQIIAGYSLGEADILRRVMGKKKPDELAKNFVLFQKGARDKGFSDEAIQALWDVLVPFAGYAFNKAHSAAYGLVSYWTAYLKANFPAEYMAGLLTSVKDDKDKSAIYLNECRRMGIKVLPPNVNESEQNFAAQGDDVILFGLSAVRNVGTNVVESIIKSRKAKGKYASFPDYLDKVEAVACNKRTTESLIKAGAFDTMGHTRKGLTAQFEPMIDNVVQVKRKEAEGQFDLFGGMGEEDTSEPGFGLDVEFTTDEWDKAYLLAQEREMLGLYVSDHPLFGLEHVLSDKADAGISQLTGGEHADGAVVTIGGIISGLQRKMTKQGNAWAIATVEDLAGSIECMFFPATYQLVSTQLVEDAVVFVKGRLDKREDVPRLVAMELQVPDLSNAGTNAPVILTIPALKVTPPMVSRLGEILSHHKGESEVRIRLQGPRKTTVLRLDRHRVKPDPALFGDLKVLLGPACLAG, encoded by the coding sequence GTGTCGAAGCCGCCGTTCACGCACCTGCACGTCCACACCCAGTACTCGCTGCTGGACGGTGCCGCGCGGCTCAAGGACATGTTCGATGCCTGCAATGAGATGGGCATGACACACATCGCCATGAGCGACCACGGCAACCTGCACGGGGCGTACGACTTCTTCCACACGGCCAAGAAGGCGGGCGTCACGCCGATCATCGGCATCGAGGCGTACGTCGCCCCGGAGTCCCGGCGCAACAAGCGCAAGATCCAGTGGGGCCAGCCGCACCAGAAGCGCGACGACGTGTCCGGTTCGGGTGGTTACACCCACAAGACGATCTGGGCGGCGAACCGGACGGGACTGCACAACCTCTTCAAGCTCTCCTCGGACGCGTACGCCGAGGGCTGGCTCCAGAAGTGGCCCCGGATGGACAAGGAGACCATCTCCCAGTGGTCCGAGGGGCTCATCGCCTCCACCGGCTGCCCCTCGGGCGAGCTCCAGACCCGGCTGCGCCTCGGCCAGTTCGACGAGGCACTGAAAGCGGCCGCCGAGTACCAGGACATCTTCGGCAAGGAGCGCTACTTCCTGGAGCTGATGGACCACGGCATCGAGATCGAGCGCCGGGTCCGTGACGGCCTCCTGGAGATCGGCAAGAAGCTCGGCATCCCGCCCCTGGTGACGAACGACTCGCACTACACGTACGCGCACGAGGCGACCGCGCACGACGCCCTGCTCTGCATCCAGACCGGCAAGAACCTCTCCGACCCGGACCGCTTCCGCTTCGACGGCACCGGCTACTACCTGAAGTCGACGGACGAGATGTACGCGGTCGACTCCTCGGACGCCTGGCAGGAGGGCTGCGCCAACACCCTCCTGGTGGCCGAGCAGATCGACACCACCGGCATGTTCGTCGAGAAGAACCTCATGCCGAAGTTCGACATCCCGGACGGCTTCACCGAGGTCACCTGGTTCCAGGAGGAGGTGCGCCTCGGCATGGAGCGCCGCTTCCCCGGCGGCGTCCCCGAGGACCGCCAGAAGCAGGCCGAGTACGAGATGGACGTCATCATCCAGATGGGGTTCCCGGGGTACTTCCTCGTCGTCGCCGACTTCATCATGTGGGCCAAGAAGCAGGGCATCGCGGTGGGCCCCGGCCGTGGCTCCGCCGCCGGCTCGATCGTCGCGTACGCCATGGGCATCACCGACCTCGACCCGATCCCGCACGGTCTGATCTTCGAGCGGTTCCTCAACCCCGAGCGCGTCTCCATGCCCGACGTCGACATCGACTTCGACGAGCGTCGGCGCGTCGAGGTGATCAGGTATGTGACCGAGAAGTACGGCTCGGACAAGGTCGCCATGATCGGCACGTACGGCAAGATCAAGGCGAAGAACGCCATCAAGGACTCCGCGCGCGTGCTGGGCTACCCGTACGCCATGGGGGACCGGCTCACCAAGGCGATGCCCGCCGACGTCCTCGGCAAGGGCATCGACCTGAACGGCATCACCGACCCCTCGCACCCCCGCTACAGCGAGGCGGGCGAGATCCGGGCGATGTACGAGAACGAGCCGGACGTGAAGAAGGTCATCGACACCGCCAAGGGCGTCGAGGGCCTGGTCCGGCAGATGGGCGTGCACGCCGCCGGCGTCATCATGTCCAGCGAGCCCATCGTCGATCACGCCCCGGTCTGGGTACGGCACACGGACGGCGTGACCATCACGCAGTGGGACTACCCGCAGTGCGAGTCGCTCGGCCTGCTGAAGATGGACTTCCTCGGCCTGCGCAACCTGACGATCATGGACGACGCCGTCAAGATGGTGAAGTCCAACAAGGGCATCGACCTCGACCTGCTGGCCCTCCCGCTCGACGATCCGACGACCTTCGAACTGCTCCAGCGCGGCGACACCCTCGGCGTCTTCCAGTTCGACGGCGGCCCCATGCGCTCCCTGCTGCGCCTGATGAAGCCCGACAACTTCGAGGACATCTCCGCCGTCTCGGCGCTCTACCGTCCCGGCCCGATGGGCATGGACTCGCACACGAACTACGCGCTCCGCAAGAACAATCTCCAGGAGATCACCCCGATCCACAAGGAGCTGGAGGAGCCCCTCGAAGAGGTCCTGGCCGTCACCTACGGCCTGATCGTCTACCAGGAGCAGGTGCAGAAGGCCGCCCAGATCATCGCCGGGTACTCGCTCGGCGAAGCCGACATCCTGCGCCGCGTGATGGGCAAGAAGAAGCCCGACGAACTGGCGAAGAACTTCGTCCTCTTCCAGAAGGGCGCCCGGGACAAGGGCTTCAGCGACGAGGCGATCCAGGCCCTGTGGGACGTGCTGGTCCCCTTCGCCGGCTACGCGTTCAACAAGGCGCACTCGGCCGCGTACGGCCTGGTCTCGTACTGGACCGCCTACCTGAAGGCGAACTTCCCGGCCGAGTACATGGCCGGTCTGCTCACCTCGGTCAAGGACGACAAGGACAAGTCCGCGATCTACCTCAACGAGTGCCGGCGCATGGGCATCAAGGTGCTCCCGCCCAACGTCAACGAGTCGGAGCAGAACTTCGCCGCCCAGGGCGACGACGTGATCCTCTTCGGCCTCTCCGCCGTCCGCAACGTCGGCACGAACGTCGTCGAGTCGATCATCAAGAGCCGCAAGGCCAAGGGGAAGTACGCCTCCTTCCCCGACTACCTCGACAAGGTCGAGGCCGTCGCCTGCAACAAGCGCACCACGGAATCGCTGATCAAGGCCGGCGCGTTCGACACCATGGGGCACACCCGCAAGGGCCTCACCGCGCAGTTCGAGCCGATGATCGACAACGTGGTGCAGGTCAAGCGCAAGGAGGCCGAGGGCCAGTTCGACCTCTTCGGCGGCATGGGCGAGGAGGACACCAGCGAGCCCGGCTTCGGACTCGACGTCGAGTTCACGACCGACGAGTGGGACAAGGCCTATCTCCTCGCCCAGGAGCGGGAGATGCTCGGTCTCTACGTCTCCGACCACCCGCTGTTCGGCCTGGAGCACGTGCTGTCCGACAAGGCCGACGCGGGCATCTCCCAGCTCACCGGCGGTGAGCACGCGGACGGCGCCGTCGTCACCATCGGCGGCATCATCTCCGGCCTGCAGCGCAAGATGACCAAGCAGGGCAACGCCTGGGCGATCGCCACCGTGGAGGACCTCGCGGGCTCCATCGAGTGCATGTTCTTCCCCGCGACGTACCAGCTGGTGTCCACCCAACTCGTCGAGGACGCGGTCGTCTTCGTCAAGGGACGCCTCGACAAGCGCGAGGACGTGCCGCGCCTCGTCGCGATGGAACTGCAGGTCCCGGACCTGTCCAACGCGGGGACCAACGCGCCCGTGATCCTCACCATCCCGGCGCTGAAGGTCACTCCGCCGATGGTCAGCAGGCTCGGTGAGATCCTCAGCCACCACAAGGGCGAGAGCGAGGTGCGCATCAGGCTCCAGGGCCCGCGCAAGACCACCGTCCTGCGGCTCGACCGGCACCGGGTGAAGCCCGATCCGGCCCTCTTCGGCGACCTGAAGGTCCTGTTGGGCCCGGCCTGCCTGGCGGGCTGA
- a CDS encoding DUF2252 domain-containing protein, which translates to MSVPQLSAEQRGEQILAVFDTAFGELLAADPAAFRVKFRKMAASAFAFYRGTAGLFYHDLEADRRGGPYLDERTSRVWIHGDLHAENFGTYMDAQGRLIFNVNDFDEAYVGPFTWDLKRFAASVALIGYAKALSDDQITELVTVYATAYRERIHSLATGAKSDEVPPFTLDTAEGPLLDALRDARSLTRFGLLDSMTEIRDFERRFAPGGGSIELDAATRYKVLAAFDGYLETLPESSLARPDSYRVKDVVGRRGIGIGSAGLPSYNILLEGNSDALENDVVIYIKQAQTPAVSRHITDSSIRDYFQHEGHRTVISQRALQAHADPWLGWTELDGAGQLVAEVSPYAVDLDWSDIDDPEEIASVVADLGRATAAMHAAADDESGHSELVPFSTERAIDAAIAADEEGFPALLVDFAHSYGARARGDHQIFVDLFRNGRIPGL; encoded by the coding sequence ATGTCGGTCCCGCAGCTCAGCGCCGAGCAACGCGGCGAGCAGATCCTCGCCGTCTTCGACACCGCCTTCGGCGAGCTCCTGGCCGCCGACCCGGCCGCGTTCCGCGTGAAGTTCCGCAAGATGGCGGCCTCCGCCTTCGCGTTCTACCGGGGCACGGCGGGGCTCTTCTACCACGACCTCGAGGCCGACCGGCGGGGCGGCCCGTACCTGGACGAGCGGACCTCCCGGGTGTGGATCCACGGCGACCTGCACGCGGAGAACTTCGGCACGTACATGGACGCCCAGGGCCGCCTGATCTTCAACGTGAACGACTTCGACGAGGCGTACGTCGGCCCCTTCACCTGGGACCTCAAGCGCTTCGCCGCCTCCGTGGCCCTCATCGGCTACGCCAAGGCGCTCAGTGACGACCAGATCACCGAGCTGGTCACGGTGTACGCGACCGCCTACCGCGAGCGCATCCACTCCCTCGCCACCGGCGCCAAGAGCGACGAGGTGCCGCCCTTCACGCTGGACACCGCCGAGGGACCGCTGCTGGACGCGCTGCGCGACGCCCGCTCGCTGACCCGCTTCGGGCTGCTCGACTCGATGACCGAGATCCGTGACTTCGAGCGCCGCTTCGCCCCCGGCGGCGGCTCCATCGAGCTGGACGCGGCCACCCGCTACAAGGTGCTCGCCGCCTTCGACGGCTACCTGGAGACGCTCCCCGAGTCCTCGCTCGCCCGCCCGGACTCGTACCGCGTGAAGGACGTCGTCGGCCGCCGCGGCATCGGCATCGGCTCGGCCGGTCTGCCCTCGTACAACATCCTGCTGGAGGGCAACAGCGACGCGCTGGAGAACGACGTCGTGATCTACATCAAGCAGGCCCAGACCCCGGCCGTCTCCCGGCACATCACGGACTCCTCGATCCGCGACTACTTCCAGCACGAGGGCCACCGCACGGTGATCTCCCAGCGCGCGCTGCAGGCACACGCCGACCCGTGGCTGGGCTGGACCGAGCTGGACGGCGCGGGCCAGCTCGTCGCCGAGGTCTCGCCCTACGCGGTGGACCTGGACTGGAGCGACATCGACGACCCGGAGGAGATCGCCTCGGTCGTCGCGGACCTCGGCCGGGCCACGGCCGCGATGCACGCGGCGGCCGACGACGAGAGCGGCCACTCGGAGCTGGTGCCGTTCTCCACCGAGCGGGCCATCGACGCGGCGATCGCGGCCGACGAGGAGGGCTTCCCCGCCCTGCTGGTCGACTTCGCGCACAGCTACGGCGCCCGCGCGCGCGGCGACCACCAGATCTTCGTGGACCTGTTCCGCAACGGCCGGATCCCCGGCCTGTAG
- a CDS encoding alkaline phosphatase, whose amino-acid sequence MTSRLSSSDPSGAVNSRAPRRRTVVKAAAAGAVLAAPLAAALPARAAEAPAFLHGVASGDPLPDGVLLWTRVTPTSAAIPGSGIGPDTEVGWTVARDKAFTTIVAKGSLTATAASDHTVKADIRGLEPATDYWFRFSAGGTDSPVAHTRTTPAADASVAGLRFGVVSCANWEAGYFSAYRHLAARGDLDAWLHLGDYIYEYKSGEYGTRGTVVRPHSPAGEILTLADYRTRHGRYKTDPDLQGLHHKAPVVAIWDDHEFADNAWSGGAVNHTEGAEGTWTARQAAAKQAYFEWMPVRPAIEGTTYRRLRFGKLADLSLLDLRSFRSQQASTASGSVDDPDRTITGRAQLDWLKSGLKASDTTWRLVGNSVMISPFAVGSLSADLLKPLAKLLGLPGEGIALNTDQWDGYTDDRRELLAHLRSNAIRNTVFLTGDIHMAWANDVPVDAGTYPLSPSAATEFVVTSMTSDNLDDIVKVPEGVVSAIASPVIRAANRHVHWVDTDRHGYGVLDITATRAQMDYYVISDRTNPNATSSWTRSYRTPNGSQKVERTYDPV is encoded by the coding sequence GTGACCAGTCGTTTGAGCTCATCCGACCCCTCGGGCGCCGTCAACTCCCGCGCCCCGCGCCGCCGTACGGTCGTCAAGGCCGCGGCCGCCGGCGCCGTACTCGCCGCCCCGCTCGCGGCAGCCCTGCCGGCCCGCGCCGCCGAGGCTCCCGCTTTCCTGCACGGCGTCGCCTCCGGCGACCCGCTCCCGGACGGTGTCCTGCTGTGGACCCGGGTGACCCCCACCTCCGCGGCGATACCCGGCTCCGGCATCGGCCCGGACACCGAGGTCGGCTGGACCGTCGCCAGGGACAAGGCGTTCACCACGATCGTCGCCAAGGGCTCCCTCACCGCGACGGCCGCCTCCGACCACACCGTCAAGGCCGACATCCGCGGCCTGGAACCGGCCACCGACTACTGGTTCCGCTTCTCCGCGGGCGGCACCGACTCCCCCGTCGCCCACACCCGCACCACACCGGCCGCCGACGCCTCCGTGGCCGGCCTGCGCTTCGGCGTGGTCTCCTGCGCCAACTGGGAGGCCGGCTACTTCTCGGCCTACCGCCACCTCGCGGCCCGGGGCGACCTGGACGCCTGGCTGCACCTCGGCGACTACATCTACGAGTACAAGTCCGGCGAGTACGGGACCCGTGGCACGGTCGTACGGCCGCACTCCCCCGCGGGCGAGATCCTCACCCTCGCCGACTACCGCACCCGGCACGGCCGTTACAAGACCGACCCGGACCTCCAGGGCCTGCACCACAAGGCGCCGGTCGTGGCGATCTGGGACGACCACGAGTTCGCCGACAACGCCTGGTCGGGCGGCGCGGTCAACCACACCGAGGGCGCCGAGGGCACCTGGACCGCCCGTCAGGCCGCCGCGAAGCAGGCCTACTTCGAGTGGATGCCGGTCCGCCCCGCGATCGAGGGCACCACCTACCGCCGGCTGCGCTTCGGCAAGCTCGCCGACCTCTCCCTGCTCGACCTGCGTTCCTTCCGGTCCCAGCAGGCGTCCACGGCCAGCGGCTCGGTCGACGACCCGGACCGTACGATCACCGGCCGCGCCCAGCTCGACTGGCTGAAGTCCGGGCTCAAGGCCTCGGACACCACCTGGCGGCTGGTCGGCAACTCGGTGATGATCTCGCCGTTCGCGGTGGGATCCCTCTCAGCCGACCTGCTCAAGCCGCTCGCCAAGCTGCTCGGCCTGCCCGGGGAGGGCATCGCCCTCAACACCGACCAGTGGGACGGCTACACCGACGACCGCCGCGAACTCCTCGCGCACCTGCGCTCCAACGCCATCCGCAACACGGTCTTCCTGACCGGTGACATCCACATGGCGTGGGCCAACGACGTGCCGGTGGACGCAGGCACCTACCCGCTGTCCCCCTCCGCCGCCACGGAGTTCGTGGTCACCTCCATGACCTCCGACAACCTCGACGACATCGTCAAGGTCCCCGAGGGCGTCGTCTCGGCGATCGCCTCCCCCGTCATCCGCGCGGCGAACCGGCACGTCCACTGGGTCGACACCGACCGCCACGGATACGGCGTCCTGGACATCACCGCCACCCGGGCGCAGATGGACTACTACGTGATCTCCGACCGCACGAACCCGAACGCCACCTCGTCCTGGACCCGTTCGTACCGCACGCCGAACGGATCGCAGAAGGTGGAGCGGACCTACGACCCGGTGTAG
- a CDS encoding DsbA family protein, with translation MSKRNSQSAKSAAREKLRIERERQAKRDRIKRQVIVAGGIVAVLAIAGGVGYAVVQNNKPGYWEAAKDDKLVKPANTTGADGTTVVLGKSTAKKTLVMYEDPRCPICAQFEQTVGSTVKKDYDDGKFKIEYVGATFIDNGSPGEGSKNALSAMGAALNVSPEAFLEYKTALYSAKYHPEETDDKFKSDDYLIKVADTVSALKGNAAFEKAVKDGTYDKWALDMSAKFNKSGVQGTPTLKMDGKTLTGSDGKNAPMTVADFTTAIGKALAA, from the coding sequence ATGAGCAAGCGGAACAGCCAGTCGGCCAAGTCGGCGGCGCGCGAGAAGCTGCGTATCGAGCGCGAGCGCCAGGCCAAGCGGGACAGGATCAAGCGCCAGGTCATCGTGGCCGGCGGCATCGTCGCCGTCCTCGCGATAGCGGGCGGCGTCGGCTACGCGGTCGTGCAGAACAACAAGCCCGGGTACTGGGAGGCCGCCAAGGACGACAAGCTCGTCAAGCCGGCCAACACCACCGGCGCCGACGGCACCACCGTCGTGCTCGGCAAGAGCACCGCCAAGAAGACCCTGGTGATGTACGAGGACCCGCGCTGCCCGATCTGCGCCCAGTTCGAGCAGACCGTCGGCAGCACCGTCAAGAAGGACTACGACGACGGCAAGTTCAAGATCGAGTACGTCGGCGCCACGTTCATCGACAACGGCAGCCCCGGCGAGGGCTCGAAGAACGCCCTCAGCGCCATGGGCGCCGCACTGAACGTGAGCCCCGAGGCCTTCCTCGAGTACAAGACCGCGCTGTACTCGGCGAAGTACCACCCGGAGGAGACGGACGACAAGTTCAAGAGCGACGACTACCTGATCAAGGTCGCGGACACGGTCTCCGCCCTCAAGGGCAACGCGGCCTTCGAGAAGGCCGTGAAGGACGGCACCTACGACAAGTGGGCGCTCGACATGTCCGCGAAGTTCAACAAGAGCGGCGTGCAGGGCACTCCGACCCTGAAGATGGACGGCAAGACGCTGACGGGCTCCGACGGCAAGAACGCGCCGATGACCGTCGCCGACTTCACGACGGCGATCGGCAAGGCCCTCGCCGCCTGA
- a CDS encoding Na+/H+ antiporter → MDQLALLFVLLLGAVVSVPVGDRWGLPAPVLMTLLGIVLAVLDFVPNVDIRPDLILPLLLPPLLYASVRRTSWRQFTANKRPIFLLAVALVFLTTAAVAVVANTIVPGLPLAAAVALGALVAPPDPVAATAVAGQLGLPRRLVSILEGEGLFNDVTAIVLYHVAIAAAVSGSFSPWRAGLDLVLSAVVAVAAGVGLGWAANKLMDMLGDATLQIGLTLLVPYAAYVLAEELHGSGVLAVLTTALFLAEYATDADDVMTRLAGHTFWDVVDTLVTGVAFGLIGLELHNAIRTAAGRWGEMLGWAAAIVAVVVLVRLAWLLPATWLTKRLHAKRDYDEEIPTSWRETVVMWWSGMRGVASVALALAIPLKMDDGSPFPDRDEIVFIAFGVIMATLVLQGLTLPWLVRRLGVRADEDVEKAFEKELAIRAAKAAKRRLKEIEEVEELSEEVSEQLLRRAFDIGTRISPDLGDEERREAYEQRARRIKRIRRIQGEMMSAARHEVLSARSEPGADPEIVDRVLRHLDVRSLR, encoded by the coding sequence GTGGATCAGTTGGCCCTGTTGTTCGTGCTGTTGCTCGGGGCCGTGGTGAGCGTCCCGGTGGGGGACCGCTGGGGGCTGCCGGCGCCGGTGCTGATGACGCTTCTCGGGATCGTGCTGGCCGTACTGGACTTCGTGCCCAACGTGGACATCAGGCCGGACCTGATCCTGCCGCTCCTGTTGCCGCCGCTGCTGTACGCGTCGGTGCGGCGGACCTCGTGGAGACAGTTCACCGCCAACAAACGGCCGATCTTCCTGCTGGCCGTGGCGCTGGTGTTCCTCACCACCGCGGCGGTGGCGGTCGTCGCCAACACCATCGTGCCGGGGCTGCCGCTCGCCGCCGCCGTGGCGCTGGGCGCGCTCGTGGCGCCGCCCGACCCGGTCGCCGCGACCGCCGTCGCGGGGCAGCTCGGACTGCCCCGCCGACTGGTGTCGATCCTGGAGGGCGAGGGGCTCTTCAACGACGTGACGGCCATCGTGCTCTACCACGTCGCGATCGCCGCCGCCGTGAGCGGGTCCTTCTCGCCGTGGCGGGCCGGGCTCGACCTGGTGCTGTCCGCGGTCGTCGCGGTCGCCGCCGGGGTGGGCCTCGGGTGGGCCGCGAACAAACTGATGGACATGCTCGGCGACGCCACGCTGCAGATCGGGCTGACACTGCTGGTGCCCTACGCCGCGTACGTACTGGCGGAGGAGCTGCACGGCTCCGGGGTGCTCGCCGTGCTCACCACCGCGCTGTTCCTGGCGGAGTACGCCACCGACGCCGACGACGTCATGACACGGCTCGCCGGACACACGTTCTGGGACGTGGTGGACACGCTCGTCACCGGCGTCGCGTTCGGACTGATCGGGCTGGAGCTGCACAACGCGATCCGGACGGCGGCCGGACGGTGGGGCGAGATGCTCGGGTGGGCGGCCGCGATCGTCGCCGTCGTCGTACTCGTACGGCTGGCATGGCTGCTGCCGGCGACCTGGCTGACGAAACGGCTGCACGCGAAACGGGACTACGACGAGGAGATCCCCACGTCGTGGCGGGAGACCGTGGTGATGTGGTGGTCCGGGATGCGAGGGGTCGCCTCCGTGGCCCTCGCGCTGGCGATTCCGCTGAAGATGGACGACGGGTCGCCGTTCCCCGACCGGGACGAGATCGTGTTCATCGCCTTCGGTGTGATCATGGCGACGCTCGTGCTGCAGGGGCTCACGCTGCCGTGGCTCGTCAGACGGCTCGGGGTGCGGGCCGACGAGGATGTCGAGAAGGCCTTCGAGAAGGAGCTGGCGATCCGGGCGGCCAAGGCCGCGAAGCGGAGGCTGAAGGAGATCGAGGAGGTCGAGGAGCTGTCGGAGGAGGTGTCCGAGCAGTTGCTGCGGCGGGCCTTCGACATCGGGACGCGGATCAGTCCGGACCTGGGGGACGAGGAACGGCGCGAGGCGTACGAGCAGCGGGCGCGGCGGATCAAGCGGATCCGGCGCATCCAGGGGGAGATGATGAGCGCGGCCCGGCACGAGGTGCTGTCCGCGCGCAGTGAGCCGGGAGCCGATCCGGAGATCGTGGACCGGGTGCTGCGGCATCTGGACGTGCGCAGCCTGCGCTGA
- a CDS encoding dienelactone hydrolase family protein, with protein MNIMLFHSTYGSRPAVRAAADRLRAAGHEVWTPDLFEGRTFETVEEGMAFNEGIGKVELLKRAVLAAAPYSDRGLVYAGFSLGASLAQTLALGDEKARGLLLLHGTSDIAENASVDELPVQLHVAEPDQFETDDWLGAWYLQMRRAGADVEIYRYAGAGHLYTDPDLPDYDAEAAEATWKVALGFLDGLQS; from the coding sequence ATGAACATCATGCTCTTTCACTCGACGTACGGTTCCCGGCCCGCGGTGCGCGCGGCGGCGGACCGGCTGCGGGCCGCGGGACACGAGGTGTGGACGCCCGACCTCTTCGAGGGGCGCACCTTCGAGACCGTGGAGGAGGGCATGGCCTTCAACGAAGGCATCGGCAAGGTCGAGCTGCTCAAGCGCGCGGTCCTGGCCGCCGCGCCCTATTCGGACCGCGGTCTGGTCTACGCCGGGTTCTCCCTCGGCGCCTCCCTCGCGCAGACCCTGGCGCTCGGCGACGAGAAGGCCCGCGGACTGCTCCTGCTGCACGGCACGTCGGACATCGCGGAGAACGCGTCGGTGGACGAACTGCCGGTCCAGCTCCATGTCGCCGAGCCCGACCAGTTCGAGACGGACGACTGGCTGGGCGCCTGGTACCTGCAGATGCGCAGAGCGGGGGCCGATGTGGAGATCTACCGGTACGCGGGCGCCGGCCACCTCTACACCGACCCCGACCTGCCCGACTACGACGCCGAGGCGGCCGAGGCCACCTGGAAGGTGGCGCTCGGCTTCCTCGACGGTCTCCAGTCGTAG
- a CDS encoding mechanosensitive ion channel family protein — translation MENVLRPMTVVGGSVVLALLIGWSVDRLLRRVDDRHSETSLWGLLRRGRIPFQLVLFAALLRGSYDEAKLLVEHRIGIGRTLTLILIGAAAWLVVSIATAIVDTSYSRYANAHRDPARVRRVRTQVALIQRVVTAVVGVVAIAAMLLTFPAMRAAGASLLASAGILGIVAGVAAQSTLANLFAGLQIAFGDMVRLGDTVVVDGEWGTVEEITLTFLTVRTWDERRITMPVSYFTSKPFENWSRGTPQMTGIVFFHLDHSAPVEAMREKLRDILRECPAWDGRDYGLAVTDSTPNTIQVRALVTAKDADDIWTVRVTVREQMIRWLTEKHPYALPRVNTAEAVPPPGQLPGPTRTEPDGAATTRHNHAHTSGPPRTGPGRG, via the coding sequence ATGGAGAACGTACTGCGCCCGATGACCGTCGTCGGCGGCTCGGTCGTGCTCGCGCTGCTCATCGGGTGGTCCGTGGACCGCCTGTTGCGCCGGGTGGACGACCGTCACAGCGAGACCTCCCTGTGGGGCCTGCTCCGCCGGGGCCGTATCCCCTTCCAGCTGGTCCTGTTCGCGGCTCTGCTCAGAGGCTCGTACGACGAGGCGAAGCTGCTGGTGGAGCACCGGATCGGTATCGGCAGGACCCTGACCCTGATCCTGATCGGTGCCGCCGCGTGGCTGGTGGTGAGCATCGCGACGGCGATCGTCGACACCTCGTACTCCCGTTACGCGAACGCGCACCGCGATCCGGCGCGGGTGCGCCGGGTGCGCACCCAGGTCGCGCTGATCCAGCGGGTGGTCACCGCCGTCGTCGGCGTCGTCGCGATCGCCGCGATGCTGCTCACCTTCCCGGCGATGCGCGCGGCCGGCGCCTCACTGCTCGCCTCGGCCGGCATCCTCGGCATCGTCGCCGGTGTCGCCGCCCAGTCCACGCTGGCGAACCTCTTCGCCGGGCTGCAGATCGCCTTCGGCGACATGGTGCGTCTCGGTGACACGGTCGTGGTGGACGGTGAGTGGGGCACGGTCGAGGAGATCACTCTGACGTTCCTGACGGTCCGGACCTGGGACGAGCGCCGGATCACCATGCCGGTCTCGTACTTCACCTCGAAGCCCTTCGAGAACTGGTCGCGCGGCACCCCGCAGATGACCGGCATCGTCTTCTTCCACCTCGACCACAGCGCGCCGGTGGAGGCCATGCGGGAGAAGCTGCGGGACATCCTGCGCGAGTGCCCGGCCTGGGACGGCCGTGACTACGGTCTGGCGGTCACCGACTCGACGCCCAACACCATCCAGGTGCGCGCCCTGGTCACGGCCAAGGACGCGGACGACATCTGGACGGTACGGGTCACGGTGCGCGAGCAGATGATCCGCTGGCTGACCGAGAAGCATCCCTACGCCCTCCCGCGCGTCAACACGGCGGAGGCGGTGCCGCCACCGGGGCAGCTCCCCGGCCCGACCCGCACCGAGCCCGACGGCGCGGCGACCACCCGCCACAACCACGCCCACACCTCCGGCCCGCCACGCACGGGTCCGGGCCGCGGCTGA